The following proteins are encoded in a genomic region of Liolophura sinensis isolate JHLJ2023 chromosome 7, CUHK_Ljap_v2, whole genome shotgun sequence:
- the LOC135471604 gene encoding DDB1- and CUL4-associated factor 15-like: MHRLHLREVSGSLQPHKHARPKKLFTKIPGRLGFGLKSLVPQSVLDEGHVFLGFTKNGQFVISYTLHIEADDHIAYPLYTFRLQWWLFLPHRPLKKVAEVRLFEESEIEHDLFLAVCEWPRDNKKILVYGQSLSVCTGENYQCYITVTAVPPLVPCEECVATEAVLPTETGVPARCLDHALTFHTRYDLAPPYPSFSPQVKMKLDGVIILNTGHSIVTLDISTGQRQDEEWSDYTNCSTPLMEPESPMEAVIMETEVLEADVGNVSSAASTSFAKFNRDAILAFPQEFLHGDRDLSDCDTLNPTPNCYCPPPPDAADKPDTQTSDSQKSRLTLYDFAGSDDGSIVDEDTKSGFALPQYIPNSSGKSNDDADAKCNCGDSRLRSKYLRQQLQQSMRYSHGFKFGSPQALSPGRCQSLRKSQSQDNIPHCHTEGSGLGAGQSSPGTELVHHDNLPYPPCDKENFCIPPASPNQCDLSVDLKNTQHGCSCTLKSDPLLTKPVGVEGSYEMRASQRSFFSPSISGSTGSCASKASTSPIIYLDSSQSVTMNVRTFTYPLLPEMNPPAEPDDDLEMAYHSLLPLTVMGSGHRPMTVVNHGYKAPLQHEVTVKQMTFDVEHFIWETIRHKADWGNRYIDVADYDVQVLDVCPSKFCLIAKVTLWVHARQEPRLSLEMKKRKALGLYQTSFTFEWQQDSGVYSTLDIEDLREIDEKNMRKQTWQQRKELVSLRKQAFIPQSYFTSVHFLTNEAVIKGESLKMLLDPHHYVAILL; encoded by the exons gTAAGCGGATCTCTACAGCCCCACAAGCATGCCCGCCCCAAAAAGCTGTTCACCAAAATTCCTGGTCGTTTGGGATTCGGTCTCAAATCCTTGGTCCCCCAGTCAGTACTGGATGAGGG ccaCGTGTTTCTGGGTTTCACAAAGAATGGCCAGTTTGTGATATCGTACACCCTGCACATTGAGGCAGATGACCATATAGCCTACCCTCTGTACACATTCAGGCTGCAATGGTGGCTTTTCCTCCCTCACAGGCCTCTCAAAAAG GTGGCTGAAGTGCGTCTGTTTGAGGAGTCCGAGATTGAGCACGACCTCTTCCTGGCCGTTTGTGAGTGGCCTAGAGATAACAAAAAAATCCTTGTGTATGGACAGAG TTTGTCTGTGTGTACGGGTGAGAACTATCAGTGTTACATCACAGTGACAGCTGTGCCACCTCTAGTCCCCTGTGAGGAGTGCGTGGCCACAGAGGCTGTTCTACCCACAGAAACAG GAGTTCCAGCCAGGTGTCTGGACCACGCCCTCACCTTCCACACCAGATATGACTTGGCCCCACCCTACCCCTCGTTCAGCCCTcaggtgaaaatgaaattgGATGGCGTCATCATACTAAATACGGGTCATTCCATTGTTACACTGGACATCTCAACTGGCCAGAGGCAGGACGAGGAATGGTCGGACTATACCAACTGCAGCACACCCCTCATGGAACCTGAATCTCCCATGGAAGCAGTCATCATGGAAACCGAAGTATTAGAGGCAGACGTTGGCAACGTTTCGTCTGCAGCCTCAACCAGCTTTGCTAAATTCAACAGGGATGCAATCTTAGCTTTTCCTCAGGAATTCCTGCATGGTGACAGGGACCTCTCTGACTGTGATACGCTCAACCCCACCCCAAATTGTTactgccccccaccccccgatgCTGCAGACAAACCTGACACTCAGACCTCGGACTCTCAGAAAAGTCGCTTGACGCTGTATGATTTTGCGGGATCTGACGACGGCTCGATCGTCGACGAGGACACAAAGAGTGGTTTCGCACTTCCTCAGTACATCCCCAATAGCAGTGGCAAAAGCAATGATGACGCGGATGCAAAGTGCAACTGCGGTGATTCCAGATTGAGGTCAAAGTACTTGCGTCAGCAGTTGCAGCAATCCATGCGCTACTCCCATGGGTTTAAGTTTGGCTCACCTCAGGCCCTCTCTCCAGGCAGGTGCCAGTCGCTACGTAAGAGCCAGTCGCAGGACAATATACCTCATTGTCACACTGAGGGGTCAGGGCTGGGGGCTGGCCAGAGCAGCCCTGGGACAGAGCTTGTCCACCATGATAACTTGCCCTACCCTCCATGTGATAAAGAAAACTTCTGTATACCTCCTGCCTCACCAAACCAATGTGATCTCAGCGTGGATTTGAAAAATACTCAGCATGGCTGTTCGTGTACCCTTAAGTCCGACCCCCTTTTGACAAAACCTGTGGGGGTAGAGGGCTCGTATGAGATGCGTGCGTCGCAGCGCTCATTCTTTTCTCCCAGTATCAGTGGCAGTACAGGCAGCTGTGCCAGTAAGGCCTCCACAAGTCCCATCATCTATCTGGACAGCTCTCAGTCTGTTACCATGAATGTGCGTACCTTTACCTACCCTCTCCTCCCTGAGATGAACCCACCTGCCGAACCTGATG ATGACTTGGAGATGGCGTACCACAGTCTGTTACCCCTGACAGTCATGGGCTCAGGTCATAGACCCATGACGGTTGTCAATCACGGATACAAGGCTCCATTACAG CATGAAGTTACAGTTAAACAGATGACATTTGACGTGGAGCATTTTATCTGGGAGACGATCCGACACAAAGCGGATTGGGGTAATCGCTACATCGATGTGGCTGACTATGATGTTCAGGTGTTGGAT GTGTGCCCGTCCAAATTCTGCCTTATTGCCAAAGTCACGTTATGGGTGCATGCCAGGCAAGAGCCAAGGTTATCGTTAGAAATGAAGAAAAG GAAGGCGCTAGGTTTGTACCAGACCAGCTTTACCTTTGAATGGCAGCAAGACTCAG GGGTGTATTCGACATTAGATATTGAAGATCTCAGAGAAATAGATGAAAAGAATATGAGAAA ACAAACTTGGCAGCAAAGGAAGGAGCTAGTATCATTACGAAAACAGGCCTTCATACCACAGTCTTATTTCACATCTGTCCATTTTCTTACGAATGAAGCAGTTattaaag gagaGTCATTAAAGATGTTGCTGGACCCCCATCACTATGTGGCCATACTTTTGTGA